One segment of Pasteurella skyensis DNA contains the following:
- the cas3f gene encoding type I-F CRISPR-associated helicase Cas3f codes for MLVTFISQCEKKALSRTRRILDAFANRIGDNVWQTAITEEGLLAVKQLLRQTASKSTAVSCHRVRTRQRAELIWIVGNKRKFNHLGIVAVNRTKRNILHNEWENDWKYASSIQIIATIAALLHDIGKTTLGFQDKLEKGSLQSDPYRHEWISLKLFEVMVEGCETDEQWLSRFTEIDKWLSKNKSTLNKRLQQCHRDTTQLGQIPPLAQWVAWLIISHHRFPPYNKKIHLSSKDREEFRSEDKKINLSVSLERYYQKYLCAFEGWVKAEEEKPRKDKTKKEEPKKISIKQQNSFWKFKEQVMCSPVWQKAIKRWSNKALKDPALMQLSQQAIDNKKAIDDTFLLYLSRLCLMVADHNYSSLGEKDKDRRFSGDENFQMLIANTQRTFVEDEPISKPNQTLDEHLIGVAALTAGFARKFPIIATALPTLKEQQSLSKFTDISRFKWQNKAYQLAQRVQKESEEHGFFGVNMASTGCGKTIANARIMYGLADPKKGARFTIALGLRVLTLQTGQSFRDNLDLSADKLAILVGGQASKDLFELNQQNSSQDKKEEEKEGLLGSESSEDILSEWVDSQIDYQDYAELNLGTVIENKKVRDLLFSPIVTCTVDHIIQASECKRGGRYIAPMLRLLSSDLILDEPDDFDQNDLPALSRLVHLAGLFGSRVLLSSATLTPDLLMGLFQAYQAGRELFNHSQNKGKPNIVCAWFDEQKTAMKTVQCADINTFTKENQQFIEKRKDFLSEQKVRRKADILPLDLSYNQERPARFYANLGQQILNGAINLHNNYHQVDPQTGKKVSVGLVRIANINNIIPIAMQLFAKAEVPEDVHIHLSCYHSKQLLVLRNALETKLDRILHRDKENPAALFEHSEIKKALKQSQTKHHIFIILATPVAEVGRDHDYDWAIVEPSSMRSIIQLAGRLWRHRPDKVAEKTNMLILQHNIRYFKNPNSTIFTYPGFETKQFKPTSYNLQELLTAEQLAQIDAKPRIIKSTNDGIKTLSDLEHQVMQNLLNNNSLNYVNAYWNKQTTANRAHIHLQLISPFRAGKSEEDFLIIPNDESEEGYDVYFAESVYKNGLSDATLQDNIISPLEADFSHPQISPWLATGLVEALEEIQNSYPDKSLRYLATRFSSVSLDDRKEWRFSEFLGVVEEY; via the coding sequence ATGCTAGTCACCTTTATTTCTCAATGTGAAAAGAAAGCCCTTTCTCGCACTCGCCGTATTTTAGACGCTTTCGCTAATCGTATTGGCGATAATGTTTGGCAAACGGCGATTACAGAAGAGGGACTACTTGCCGTCAAACAATTACTACGCCAAACGGCCAGTAAATCAACAGCGGTGAGTTGTCACCGAGTGCGAACTCGACAACGTGCTGAATTAATTTGGATTGTGGGAAATAAGAGAAAGTTTAATCATTTGGGGATTGTGGCAGTCAACAGAACCAAAAGAAATATTTTACACAATGAGTGGGAAAACGATTGGAAATATGCAAGTAGTATTCAAATTATTGCGACTATTGCTGCGTTATTGCACGATATTGGAAAAACGACACTTGGCTTTCAAGATAAATTAGAAAAGGGAAGCCTACAAAGTGATCCTTATCGGCACGAGTGGATTTCACTAAAATTATTTGAAGTAATGGTAGAAGGTTGTGAAACAGATGAACAATGGTTATCCCGTTTTACTGAGATAGATAAATGGTTATCTAAAAATAAAAGTACTCTTAATAAAAGGTTACAACAATGTCATAGAGATACCACTCAATTAGGACAAATCCCCCCTCTTGCACAATGGGTGGCTTGGTTGATTATTTCTCATCATAGATTTCCACCTTATAATAAGAAAATTCACTTATCATCGAAAGATAGAGAAGAATTCAGAAGTGAAGACAAGAAAATCAACCTCTCCGTGAGTTTGGAAAGATATTATCAAAAATATTTATGTGCTTTTGAAGGCTGGGTGAAAGCTGAAGAAGAAAAACCGAGAAAAGACAAAACTAAAAAAGAAGAACCTAAAAAGATATCCATCAAACAGCAAAATTCTTTTTGGAAATTTAAAGAACAGGTAATGTGTAGTCCTGTTTGGCAAAAAGCCATTAAACGTTGGTCTAATAAGGCGTTAAAAGATCCTGCTTTAATGCAATTGAGCCAACAAGCTATTGATAATAAAAAAGCGATTGATGATACTTTTTTATTATATTTATCACGCTTATGTTTAATGGTGGCGGATCATAATTATTCTAGTTTGGGTGAAAAAGATAAAGATCGTCGTTTTAGTGGCGATGAAAACTTTCAGATGTTAATCGCTAATACACAAAGAACATTTGTAGAAGATGAACCAATTTCAAAGCCTAATCAAACTCTTGATGAACATCTCATTGGGGTAGCAGCATTAACGGCAGGATTTGCAAGAAAATTCCCCATTATTGCAACCGCTTTACCAACATTAAAAGAGCAACAATCTTTATCAAAATTCACTGATATCTCAAGATTTAAGTGGCAAAATAAGGCTTATCAGCTCGCTCAACGTGTTCAAAAAGAGAGTGAAGAACACGGCTTCTTTGGTGTGAATATGGCATCAACAGGCTGTGGCAAAACTATTGCTAATGCTCGCATTATGTATGGCTTAGCGGATCCCAAAAAAGGTGCTCGTTTTACTATTGCTTTAGGATTGCGTGTTTTAACCTTACAAACAGGGCAAAGTTTTCGTGATAATTTAGATTTATCCGCAGACAAATTAGCTATTTTAGTAGGGGGACAAGCGAGTAAAGATCTATTTGAATTAAATCAACAAAATAGTTCTCAAGACAAAAAAGAAGAGGAAAAAGAGGGATTGTTAGGGAGTGAATCAAGTGAGGATATACTTAGCGAATGGGTAGATAGTCAAATTGATTATCAAGACTATGCTGAGCTTAATTTAGGTACAGTAATCGAAAATAAAAAAGTGCGAGACTTGTTGTTTTCACCTATTGTCACTTGTACGGTAGATCATATTATTCAAGCGAGTGAGTGTAAGCGTGGCGGTCGCTATATAGCACCAATGTTAAGGCTACTCAGTAGTGATTTGATTTTAGATGAACCTGATGATTTTGACCAAAATGATTTGCCTGCTCTGTCTCGTTTAGTTCATTTGGCTGGGCTATTTGGCTCACGTGTTTTATTATCTTCTGCAACATTAACACCTGATCTGTTAATGGGACTATTTCAAGCCTATCAAGCAGGGCGAGAGTTATTTAATCACAGTCAAAATAAGGGTAAACCCAATATTGTTTGTGCTTGGTTTGATGAACAAAAAACCGCAATGAAAACAGTACAGTGTGCTGATATCAATACTTTTACCAAAGAAAACCAACAATTTATTGAAAAACGTAAAGATTTTCTCTCAGAACAAAAGGTTAGACGTAAGGCGGATATTTTGCCGTTAGATTTAAGTTATAATCAAGAAAGACCTGCTCGTTTCTATGCCAACTTAGGACAGCAAATACTCAATGGTGCGATCAATTTGCATAATAATTATCATCAAGTTGATCCTCAAACAGGCAAAAAAGTAAGTGTTGGTTTGGTTAGAATTGCCAATATTAATAATATTATTCCCATTGCCATGCAATTATTTGCAAAAGCAGAAGTACCTGAGGATGTGCATATCCATTTGAGTTGTTACCACTCAAAACAACTATTGGTATTACGCAACGCATTAGAAACGAAATTAGATCGTATTTTACATCGTGATAAAGAAAATCCAGCAGCACTATTTGAGCATTCAGAAATAAAAAAAGCACTAAAACAGAGTCAGACAAAGCACCATATTTTTATCATTTTAGCGACCCCTGTTGCCGAAGTAGGACGTGATCACGATTATGATTGGGCAATTGTTGAACCCTCTTCTATGCGTTCTATTATCCAACTTGCAGGACGTCTTTGGCGACATCGTCCTGATAAAGTGGCTGAAAAAACAAATATGTTGATTTTACAGCATAATATTCGTTATTTTAAAAATCCTAATTCGACTATTTTCACTTATCCTGGATTTGAAACAAAACAGTTTAAACCTACAAGCTATAATTTACAGGAATTATTAACAGCAGAACAATTAGCACAAATTGATGCAAAACCTCGTATTATTAAATCGACTAATGATGGTATTAAAACATTAAGTGATTTAGAGCATCAAGTTATGCAAAACTTACTTAATAATAACTCACTAAATTATGTTAATGCCTATTGGAACAAACAGACAACAGCCAACCGAGCACATATACATTTACAACTAATTAGCCCATTTAGAGCAGGTAAATCTGAAGAGGATTTTTTAATTATCCCAAATGATGAAAGTGAAGAGGGATATGATGTTTATTTTGCAGAATCTGTGTATAAAAATGGTTTATCTGACGCAACATTGCAAGATAACATAATATCACCATTAGAGGCAGATTTCTCTCACCCTCAAATCAGCCCTTGGCTAGCAACAGGACTAGTTGAAGCACTAGAAGAGATACAAAACTCTTATCCTGATAAGAGTTTACGTTATTTGGCGACTCGTTTTTCTAGTGTTTCATTAGATGATAGAAAAGAGTGGCGGTTTAGTGAGTTTTTGGGGGTTGTTGAGGAGTATTGA